Within the Nitrospirota bacterium genome, the region AAGAGATAGATTTATGGGATTTATACTCTAACATCAGAAATCTTGGAATTTAATATGTGGAAAATCATCGATGAACAAAACGTTAATTGATAAGAAAATACATTGGACCATGTATAAGCCCTGCGATGCAAAATTTCTGATAGTGGCATCGGAGGGCGGTAAGGTTGTCGAAATCAACCATTTTAGTTCTTTCAAAGATGCCAAGCAAGTCTTTGATGAGATCGCAAGTGATCATGGCTACGATCCTAAAACTGTAAATAAGTCCGGTTATTATGACGTTTCTATATGGCGCTGGACAGAAAATAGATATCTGAGATTGAGTTATACAGATAAGTTGAGATGATTCAGAGGTGATTTATGAAATGCACAGAATGTTTTAAGGAATTTAGTGAAAGGGACAAGATTTATGACGGACATTAAAGAACTAAAAAAGCTTTGGAAGGAACTTGAGGAAATTCCTGTGGACTTTAATGATTGCATTGAGCGGGATTTTTATTTATGGCAAAAGGGAACCGATAAGCTCGAAATTTGGCATTGGTTTGATGAAGGATTACCTTATGGAATTGCAAAATGGTTAGCTTAATTTCTACATCTAACTGTTATCTGAACCAGCAAAAAAGAGACGATAAAATATTCAAACGAGTAGGCTTTAGATATTCAAAGCTTAACTTTTTATCACATTATTACAATAAAATAAATGATATTTTGAAGTTTATGGGGGAAAAGTAAAGAGTGCAAGCCTTCAAATAATCATCAACCTAATCATCAACCTAATCATCAACTATTTTCTTACTCCAGGACATAAAACAGCGACCGTCCCTTGCCTTGAGGCTTAATGACTTTTAGCTCAACGAGCTTTGCCAGTTCCTTATGCACCGCTTGAGCTGAAATGTTAAATAACTTCTGCAAATCTTTGTTAGCAGCCTTACCATGAGCATTCATAAATTCAACGATTTTTATCTGCTTATCAGTAAGGGAAACTTGAGTCTTTGAAACGCGTTTCTTTTTTGAGCATAATTTCAACACTGCCTCTTTTACTTCGTTTACTGAATAGGCAACACCTGTTGTAAAATACTCAAGCCATTTGGTAATATCGTTTTTATTTTTCTGCGCTGTCTTCAAAGCCGCATAATACGCCTGCCTGTCCCGGTCATAGAAATCATCAAGGGCAAAGAGCCTGCGGTGATCAAAACCACTCAAATAGAGGATAAGCGTCGCAAAGAGCCGGGCCGTCCGGCCGTTGCCGTCAATAAAAGGGTGGATTCTGGCAATCTCATAGTGAACAATGCCCGCCAAAAGAACCAGATTTATTTCACCTGTCTTATCAAGATTCAGCCAGTCAATAAATTCTCTTACCAAATGGGGCACGTCTTTTGTCTGAGGAGGCATATAGTCTACTTCTTCTTTAAATCCCGTGCCGTCAAAAATGCGTCTGCCCACAAACACCTGCCGGTCACGAAAAACACCGCTATGTTTATTATCACGCAAAACATCCGTTGAAACCATCTTATGCATAGTCAGAAGGTCTTCAACCTTGATTTTCCCTCTCCCGGCAAATAAATGCAGTCTATCCAACGCCTCTATATAATTAAGCACTTCTTTTTTATCTTTGTCAGTGGCGATAACTTCTTTGCCGTCAGCAAGAGCTTCAACTTGCTCAAGAGTAAGTTTATTGCCTTCAATGGCAGTAGATGAATGGGTATTGCGAAGTTTAGCCTGTCTGCGAAGCGATGCTTCCCATTTCGGTATCAGGTACGACTGCTCAATAACCTCACGGGCAGAAGCAATAAGAGTAAGGTTATTGAGTATCTTTTCGGTTATGGTATATTTCGGTTTAAACGGCATTGTTATCTTTCTCCCTATTTCAACACCTGAATAAATTCGGCTATTACCTTAAAATCATCTTCTGAGAAAAAAGGCAAAACCACTAAAACAGCAGTTTTGCCTGTGTTATAGAAAATTGGCTCCCGGGGAGGGATTCGAACCCCCGACAGGGTGGTTAACAGCCACCTGCTCTGCCGGCTGAGCTACCCGGGAATATTATTTATCTCTTACTCTTATATAAACTTAGCATGTATTTTTTGTTAACAGCCACCTTCCCGACACTTCGGGACGGCTGAGCTACCCGGGAATTGCCATGTTTATTTTTTAGTTGTTGCTATATCATCACCTCCTGCTTAGATTAAAATAATCTATCCTTTATTCTAATTTCTTCTCTTCCGCCGCCGAGCACTTCTGAAGCCCTGCCCATTCTTTATCTATATCTTCCTGAATCTTTTTAAGCATCCATTCGTTTTCAGGGGCAAAGAGGTGCTTAAACCTGCCCTGCGGTTTGAGGAAATCCGCGATGGGCTTCTTCTCTTTCGGCGTAACCGTAATTTTTGTAACGCCGTCTTCAATTTCATACAGCGGCCAGTAGCAGGTCTCAACCGCAAGCCTGCTCAGTTGTATTGCATCATCAGTCCTTGAGCGCCAGCCGCGGTTACAGGGCGAGATGATATTCAGAAATTTCGGCCCTTTAATCTCAAGCGCCTTCCTGACCTTTTTCATCAGGTCCAGCCAGTGGCTTGGAGATGCCTGCGCAGCATAGGGAATGTTATGCGCCGCCATAATCTTTGTCAGGTTTTTCCTGTTCTGCGGTTTGCCCGGTATAACGCTTCCTGCCGGACATGTTGTCGTATCAGCGCCGAACGGAGTTGCGCTTGAACGCTGAATTCCTGTATTCATGTACGCGCCGTTGTCATAACAGATGTAAATCATATCATGCCCGCGTTCCATCGCGCCTGAGAGGCTCTGAAAACCGATGTCATAAGTGCCGCCGTCTCCGCCAAATGCGATGAACTTAATCTCCTTGTCAATCTTGCCCTGCTTTTTTAAGGCTCTGTACATCGTCTCAACGCCTGAGATGGTGGCCGCCGCATTCTCAAAGGCGTTGTGTATCCATGGAATCTTCCATGCCGTGTAGTCAGATATGCAGGTAGAAACCTCAAGACAGCCTGTTGCATTTGCCGCAATAATCGGATACTCGGATGCAAGAAGAACCATCTTTACAATTATAGGCGCGCCGCAGCCTGAACACATCCTGTGCCCCGATGTCAAAAGCATGTCTTTTTTTGAAAGCTCTTTTAATCTCAGTTCAGTTGCCATCTTTTCTCCCCTTGTTAGTCGTTAGTGAATAGTATTTAGTGAATAGTAAAGCTCTGGATTCCTGCCTTCGCAGGAATGACTTCACTGTTCACTGTTCACTGTTCACTGTTCACTGACTTATTCTCTCACTCCGATATATTCTTTTATCTGTTTAATCTTTCCCGTCTTTGCCGCTTCAACAAGTTCACTAAGCGCCTGCTCGGCATGCGCAGGCATGTAGTCCCTTCCGCCAAGCCCGTATATTTTATTAATGAGAATCGGCTTGTCTTTGTACGGGTAAAGGGATGATGCAATATCTATAAACAACGGGCCGTAAGAGCCGCCGAAGGCATCTGCCCTGTCAAGCACGCAGACAGCCTTAAGCCCCTTCAGCGCCTCGCCGATTTCTTTGTATGGGAACGGCCTGTAAAGTCTCGGCTTCAATAAGCCCGCCTTAATCCCCCTGTTCCTGAATTCATCAATTACATCCTTTGATGTGCCGGCGGCAGAATTTAAAATGACCAGCCCTATCTCCGCATCATCAAGCCTGTATGTTTCAAAGAGCCCGTATTTCCTGCCGGAAATTTTCTCAAAATCTTTTGCAACATCCAACACCACCTGCGGCACCTTTGACATAACCTCATCCTGCGCCCTTCTGTACTCCATGTAATAATCGGTAAGTATCAACGGGCCGTAACTGACCGGATGCTCCAAATCAAGCAGAGGATTTAACTGCTTAAACTCACCGGCAAAATTCCTTACCTTTTCATCTTCAAGATACTCTATCCTCTCTATGGAATGACTGACAATAAAGCCGTCCAGACAGACCATTGCCGGAAGCCTTATATCCATATGCTCTGCAATGCGGAATGCCTGTATCGTATTGTCATAAGCCTCCTGCGCATTTTCAGACCACAACTGTATCCACCCGCAATCCCTTGCGCCCATTCCATCGGAGTGGTCGCCGTGAATGTTTAACGGCGCGGACAACGCCCTGTTTACCAAAGCCATTACTATGGGCAGTCTGGTGCCCGATGCAATAAACAACTCTTCCCACATAAGCGCAAGCCCCTGCGATGACGTTGCCGTCATAACCCTTCCGCCGGCTGCCGAGGCCCCGATACAGCCGCTCATTGCGCTGTGCTCGCTCTCAACAAGTATCATTTCAGTCTTGACCTTACCGTTTGACACAAAGCTCGTAAATCTCTGCATTATATCCGTAGCAGGAGTTATGGGATATGCTGAACTGACATCCGGGTTTACCTGCCTCAATGCCTCGGCAACTGCTTCATTCCCTGTGGCTGCAACTATCTTTCCCATTATTTTCCCTCCTCTTCCATGACAATCGCCTTCTGCCCCTTTTTGCCGGGACACTCCAGGGCGCAGATGCCGCAGCCTTTGCAGTAATCATAATCAAATTCCGCCCTCTTGCCGTCTTTAACCTTCACTGCCATATCAGGACAATAAATCCAGCAGAAAAGGCATTGAATACAGTTTTCCTCTTTCCAGCGCGGTTTAGACGAACGCCACGAACCTGTCTTAAATTTCAAGGCGCTGCCTGCTTCCGTAACAACAGCGCCGGGTATGACTTCTTTCCAGTTCTTCAGTTTCATCCCTCTTTTACCTCCTCATATCCGCGCCGAGCCGCATCAAGGTTGCCGTCAATTATCTTCTGTGAAAACTTCTTGCCGAAGCTCTTTCTGACGTCCTCAAGCAAATGCTCTAATGTAACAAGTCCGCTGACTTTGCACACAGCGCCGAGCATCGGAGCGTTCGGCATAGCCCTTCCTATACATTCTACCGCTATCTTTGTTGCATCAATTGTAAATACCTTCTGAGCCTGCTCTGCAGAAAGTTTCGTCCTGATTTCCTTTGGGTCTTTTGATGTGTTTACGACAAATATAGCATCTTTTACTGCGCCCTCTGCCACCTTAATGCTGTCAAGCAGTGTTACATCAACAACACTTACTATATTAGGAGCAATAACAGGACAATGCATCCTTAACTCTTTTGAACTAATCCTATTGTACGCCCTGAGAGGCGCGCCGGCCCTTTCAGGACCGTATTCAGGAAATGCCTGCACATATCTGCCGCCGCTCAGGCAGGTGTCTGCAAGCACCTTTGCAGCGGTAACTGTCCCCTGACCGCCCCTGCCATGCCAGCGAATTTCCACTAAATCCTTCATAATTAATCCTCCTTAAATAAATCGTGGACAAAACACATTTAAAACCGTTTTAATAGGATTTTTACTATAGCTTAAAGTTATGTGAATTTTCAAGCACAAGTTGTTGCGGAAATGGTTATATTTACTTGCAGAAAAAATTTCAAAGGAAAACTTCAATAAAATGAGTTCCCGTCAGCTAAACCTCCCAGATTTTACCAAAACAAACATCCTGTATAAAACACCGGTCCACATTATATTAATTATCATTATCGGCGTAATTACATACTCCAATACCTTCCAGGTCCCGTTTTATTTTGATGATTATCAGTACATCATTGATTCGCCATTTACCAAAAGTTTTGAATACTTCACAGAGCCTTTAAAGGCGCTGCCCGTGACTGATTCGCTGGCTGTATATACATTTAAAACACGAGCCATAGGCTTTCTCACATTTGCCGTCAATTATAAATTATATGGTTTTGATGTTGCCGGTTATCACATTGTTAATCTTTCCATTCACATTATAAATGCCCTGCTTGTTTACTGGCTGGTTTTGCTGACATTCTTTAGAGGGGCAAAGGGGCAAAGGGACAAAGTGGCAGAGGGGCACGATTCACTGTCAACAGTCAACTGTCAACAGTCAACGAACTTAATTGCCTTCTTCTCCGCCCTCCTCTTCCTCTCTCATCCAATCCAGACGCAGGCAGTTACGTATATCAGCCAGAGGTTTGCTTCACTTGCAACGCTCTTTTATCTCTTGAGCCTTGTGCTGTATGTGAAGTGGAGAATACAGAATGCAGAATTCAGTCGGAGCGACCCTCAGCGGAGACCCGTATCGGGAAGTCAGAATGAACCTGTCATTGCGAGGAGTCCCGAAGAAAGTCGGGACGACGAAGCAATCCCAGAAGGTGAGATTGCTTCTTCCCGAAGGGTCGGGAATCGCAAAGGCATGCATCCAAAATCATGCATCTGGTATCTGG harbors:
- the porA gene encoding pyruvate ferredoxin oxidoreductase, translating into MGKIVAATGNEAVAEALRQVNPDVSSAYPITPATDIMQRFTSFVSNGKVKTEMILVESEHSAMSGCIGASAAGGRVMTATSSQGLALMWEELFIASGTRLPIVMALVNRALSAPLNIHGDHSDGMGARDCGWIQLWSENAQEAYDNTIQAFRIAEHMDIRLPAMVCLDGFIVSHSIERIEYLEDEKVRNFAGEFKQLNPLLDLEHPVSYGPLILTDYYMEYRRAQDEVMSKVPQVVLDVAKDFEKISGRKYGLFETYRLDDAEIGLVILNSAAGTSKDVIDEFRNRGIKAGLLKPRLYRPFPYKEIGEALKGLKAVCVLDRADAFGGSYGPLFIDIASSLYPYKDKPILINKIYGLGGRDYMPAHAEQALSELVEAAKTGKIKQIKEYIGVRE
- a CDS encoding Fic family protein; amino-acid sequence: MPFKPKYTITEKILNNLTLIASAREVIEQSYLIPKWEASLRRQAKLRNTHSSTAIEGNKLTLEQVEALADGKEVIATDKDKKEVLNYIEALDRLHLFAGRGKIKVEDLLTMHKMVSTDVLRDNKHSGVFRDRQVFVGRRIFDGTGFKEEVDYMPPQTKDVPHLVREFIDWLNLDKTGEINLVLLAGIVHYEIARIHPFIDGNGRTARLFATLILYLSGFDHRRLFALDDFYDRDRQAYYAALKTAQKNKNDITKWLEYFTTGVAYSVNEVKEAVLKLCSKKKRVSKTQVSLTDKQIKIVEFMNAHGKAANKDLQKLFNISAQAVHKELAKLVELKVIKPQGKGRSLFYVLE
- a CDS encoding 2-oxoacid:acceptor oxidoreductase family protein, which translates into the protein MKDLVEIRWHGRGGQGTVTAAKVLADTCLSGGRYVQAFPEYGPERAGAPLRAYNRISSKELRMHCPVIAPNIVSVVDVTLLDSIKVAEGAVKDAIFVVNTSKDPKEIRTKLSAEQAQKVFTIDATKIAVECIGRAMPNAPMLGAVCKVSGLVTLEHLLEDVRKSFGKKFSQKIIDGNLDAARRGYEEVKEG
- a CDS encoding pyruvate ferredoxin oxidoreductase (catalyzes the formation of acetyl-CoA from pyruvate and coenzyme A), translated to MATELRLKELSKKDMLLTSGHRMCSGCGAPIIVKMVLLASEYPIIAANATGCLEVSTCISDYTAWKIPWIHNAFENAAATISGVETMYRALKKQGKIDKEIKFIAFGGDGGTYDIGFQSLSGAMERGHDMIYICYDNGAYMNTGIQRSSATPFGADTTTCPAGSVIPGKPQNRKNLTKIMAAHNIPYAAQASPSHWLDLMKKVRKALEIKGPKFLNIISPCNRGWRSRTDDAIQLSRLAVETCYWPLYEIEDGVTKITVTPKEKKPIADFLKPQGRFKHLFAPENEWMLKKIQEDIDKEWAGLQKCSAAEEKKLE
- a CDS encoding 4Fe-4S binding protein, which produces MKNWKEVIPGAVVTEAGSALKFKTGSWRSSKPRWKEENCIQCLFCWIYCPDMAVKVKDGKRAEFDYDYCKGCGICALECPGKKGQKAIVMEEEGK